One segment of Phaeacidiphilus oryzae TH49 DNA contains the following:
- a CDS encoding GNAT family N-acetyltransferase, with protein MTDHVGQRPSGGDTRGFPDSLAITPSDLGRRVSVRRVLDIRDGRPVYGDVLGTLLDWRGGRLVVESRDGSRVEIAEESVVAGKIVPPAPVRRGRRAVAAHLAPSAEELQAVGARGWPALETARLAAPAAPWLLRAARGFTRRANSALAVEDQAGSADLGATARRLVEWYADRGLPALAQVVDGSPAAAGLEELGWGAEGHAVLRTAPLSALLTAGSEGAAGRGVRLERTPSDAWLAEYGKVSDPETARAVLAGGPSVWFASVPAGEAEGGNGEDGEDGCAAIGRCVVDGRWAGFAAVEVVPAARRRGLASTVMAALAERAAQEGADLAYLQVEADNGPAARLYDKLGFAEHHRYHYRRAPQD; from the coding sequence ATGACGGACCACGTCGGGCAGCGGCCTTCGGGCGGGGATACCCGGGGGTTCCCGGACTCCCTCGCCATCACCCCCTCTGACCTGGGGCGACGCGTGTCCGTTCGCCGGGTTCTCGACATCCGGGACGGGCGGCCGGTGTACGGCGACGTCCTCGGCACCCTTCTGGACTGGCGCGGCGGGCGGCTGGTCGTGGAATCACGGGACGGATCCCGGGTGGAGATCGCGGAGGAGTCGGTGGTCGCGGGGAAGATCGTTCCGCCGGCGCCGGTCCGCCGCGGGCGGCGCGCCGTCGCCGCGCATCTCGCCCCCTCGGCCGAGGAGCTCCAGGCGGTCGGCGCGCGGGGCTGGCCGGCGCTCGAGACGGCCCGGCTCGCGGCCCCGGCGGCGCCGTGGCTGCTGCGCGCGGCCCGGGGCTTCACCCGCCGGGCCAACTCGGCGCTGGCGGTGGAGGACCAGGCCGGCTCCGCCGATCTCGGTGCGACCGCACGCCGGCTGGTGGAGTGGTACGCCGACCGCGGCCTCCCCGCGCTGGCGCAGGTGGTGGACGGGAGTCCGGCGGCCGCCGGCCTGGAGGAGCTGGGCTGGGGCGCGGAGGGGCACGCCGTACTGCGGACGGCGCCGCTCAGCGCGCTGCTCACGGCGGGGAGCGAGGGGGCGGCCGGCAGGGGCGTCCGGTTGGAGCGGACGCCTTCGGACGCCTGGCTGGCCGAGTACGGGAAGGTGTCCGACCCGGAGACCGCGCGGGCGGTGCTGGCCGGCGGACCCTCCGTGTGGTTCGCCTCCGTCCCGGCCGGGGAGGCCGAGGGCGGGAACGGCGAGGACGGCGAGGACGGCTGCGCGGCGATCGGGCGCTGTGTGGTGGACGGCCGGTGGGCCGGTTTCGCCGCGGTGGAGGTCGTCCCGGCGGCCCGCCGCCGCGGGCTCGCCAGCACGGTGATGGCGGCGCTCGCCGAGCGCGCCGCCCAGGAGGGCGCGGACCTCGCCTATCTGCAGGTGGAGGCGGACAACGGACCGGCCGCCCGGCTCTACGACAAGCTGGGCTTCGCCGAGCACCACCGCTACCACTACCGGCGGGCCCCGCAGGACTGA
- a CDS encoding transglutaminase family protein — MPRGRAGGRTRRGGRSRPGRGTGLRPAERPDRRPGRRPVRRPVRRPVRRPGRRPRRRPERPAGRAPGSGADWEPEPGSAFARRLGELDRLAAAVRAAGPPGEAPAAVAARLAGVLAGRAEFRGGSGAYRRLDSSLLHRVLERRRGLPILLSVVWVEVGRRAGLPVYPVALPGHFVVGVGDPEGEFVLADPFHGGRLLTTEDAAAISAQSGTRLTSDLLSPAEPLDIVLRVLNNIRAWAAARPEHARVQLWAVELSLLLPRHPAQLRLERAELLVKLGDFLTGAAEMEGFAKILDAFDPESAARVRLDAKAARHRLN; from the coding sequence CTGCCCCGGGGCCGCGCCGGAGGCAGGACCCGGCGAGGAGGCCGCTCCCGGCCCGGCCGCGGAACCGGGCTCCGACCTGCTGAACGACCTGACCGGCGACCTGGCCGGCGGCCTGTCCGGCGGCCTGTCCGGCGACCTGTCCGGCGACCCGGCCGACGACCTCGGCGGCGGCCTGAACGACCCGCTGGGCGCGCCCCCGGCTCCGGCGCCGACTGGGAGCCGGAGCCCGGCAGCGCCTTCGCCCGCCGCCTCGGCGAGCTGGACCGGCTGGCCGCCGCGGTCCGTGCGGCCGGCCCGCCCGGGGAGGCGCCGGCCGCGGTGGCGGCCCGGCTGGCCGGGGTGCTGGCCGGACGGGCCGAGTTCCGCGGCGGCTCCGGGGCGTACCGGCGGCTGGACTCCTCGCTGCTCCACCGGGTGCTGGAGCGGCGGCGCGGGCTGCCGATCCTCCTCTCCGTGGTCTGGGTCGAGGTGGGCCGGAGGGCCGGGCTGCCGGTCTACCCGGTGGCGCTGCCCGGGCACTTCGTGGTCGGGGTCGGCGATCCGGAGGGCGAGTTCGTGCTGGCCGACCCGTTCCACGGCGGGCGGCTCCTCACCACGGAGGACGCGGCGGCGATCTCCGCCCAGTCCGGCACCCGGCTGACCTCCGACCTCCTCTCCCCGGCCGAGCCGCTGGACATCGTGTTGCGGGTGCTGAACAACATCCGGGCCTGGGCCGCCGCCCGGCCGGAGCACGCCCGGGTGCAGCTGTGGGCGGTGGAGCTCTCCCTGCTGCTCCCCCGGCATCCGGCGCAGCTGCGCCTGGAGCGGGCGGAACTCCTGGTCAAGCTGGGCGACTTCCTGACCGGCGCGGCCGAGATGGAGGGGTTCGCCAAGATTCTGGACGCCTTCGACCCGGAGTCGGCGGCGCGGGTCAGGCTGGACGCGAAGGCCGCCCGTCACAGACTCAACTGA
- a CDS encoding WXG100-like domain-containing protein — protein sequence MAMELPHAVVKILDVIGVTWPEINEDKVRELADHVRDFASKVDNSHQDATATLKRLSQGYEGASYDAMIAKWATMSSSHMSELQTACSTVATALDGAATAITALKGAAIAELAALGAAFIADQAAAVFTFGIAEAALPGIELAARTLMKKLVKDLEDKLVGEVVEAAISPLEDTVAKAVSGLVYQEVSAGVTEAAGGAGSGFRIHPDIVRTASDTMRSHAEDIASHAQQLSTTVAGMSFE from the coding sequence ATGGCCATGGAGCTACCGCACGCAGTGGTCAAGATCCTCGATGTCATCGGTGTCACCTGGCCAGAGATCAACGAGGACAAGGTACGCGAACTCGCGGACCACGTCAGGGACTTCGCCTCCAAGGTGGACAACTCCCACCAGGACGCGACGGCCACCCTGAAGCGGCTCTCGCAGGGCTACGAGGGCGCCTCCTACGACGCGATGATCGCCAAGTGGGCAACGATGTCGAGCTCCCACATGAGCGAGCTGCAGACCGCCTGCTCCACCGTCGCCACCGCGCTGGACGGAGCGGCGACCGCGATCACCGCGCTGAAGGGCGCCGCGATCGCCGAACTCGCCGCCCTGGGTGCCGCGTTCATCGCCGACCAGGCCGCGGCCGTCTTCACCTTCGGGATCGCCGAGGCGGCCCTGCCCGGCATCGAGCTGGCCGCCCGCACGCTGATGAAGAAGCTGGTCAAGGACCTGGAGGACAAGCTGGTCGGCGAGGTGGTGGAGGCCGCCATCTCGCCCCTGGAGGACACCGTCGCCAAGGCCGTCAGCGGGCTGGTCTACCAGGAGGTGTCGGCCGGGGTCACCGAGGCCGCCGGAGGCGCCGGCAGCGGCTTCCGGATCCACCCGGACATCGTCAGGACCGCCTCCGACACCATGCGCTCGCACGCCGAGGACATCGCCTCGCACGCCCAGCAGCTCTCCACCACGGTGGCCGGAATGAGCTTCGAGTGA